The Kineococcus rhizosphaerae genome has a window encoding:
- a CDS encoding LacI family DNA-binding transcriptional regulator gives MPTLRDVARAAAVSTTTASDALSGRGRLPEATRRRVAAVAAELGYTPNLTARNLRRGRTGAVGLLTPQHTAGLAYYMELAVGAVEAAHAQGVALTLLPAVEAPGNGLHVDGVIVADPALDDPVVRSLARAGLPVVTCERDPTPGAAHTGRVESDHVAVVTELLDHLAAAGARRLAVLLPGPETAYGQDAQLAHQRWCAQRSVPALAVEVGLTARPDRVRQAVTELLDAPEPPDALLAVPDGSAVTALQTVRARGVRVPEDLLFAAYAGGPAIEALDVTAVDLAPRQMGQQLVRLLLDVLADRRPAGTCEDLPLRVVQRASTTRPPRNP, from the coding sequence GTGCCCACGCTCCGCGACGTCGCCCGCGCCGCGGCCGTGTCCACCACCACCGCCTCCGACGCGCTGTCCGGCCGCGGGCGGCTGCCCGAGGCCACCCGCCGGCGCGTCGCGGCCGTCGCGGCCGAGCTCGGGTACACCCCGAACCTCACCGCGCGGAACCTGCGCCGCGGGCGCACGGGAGCCGTCGGGCTGCTCACCCCGCAGCACACCGCCGGCCTGGCCTACTACATGGAGCTGGCCGTGGGGGCGGTCGAGGCCGCGCACGCCCAGGGCGTGGCCCTGACCCTGCTCCCCGCCGTCGAAGCGCCGGGCAACGGGCTGCACGTCGACGGGGTCATCGTCGCCGACCCCGCCCTGGACGACCCCGTCGTCCGGTCCCTGGCCCGCGCCGGGCTGCCGGTCGTCACGTGCGAACGCGACCCCACGCCGGGCGCGGCCCACACCGGCCGGGTCGAGAGCGACCACGTCGCCGTGGTCACCGAACTGCTGGACCACCTCGCGGCGGCCGGGGCCCGGCGGCTCGCGGTGCTCCTGCCCGGTCCGGAGACCGCCTACGGCCAGGACGCCCAGCTGGCCCACCAGCGGTGGTGCGCGCAGCGGTCGGTGCCCGCGCTGGCGGTCGAGGTCGGCCTGACCGCCCGGCCCGACCGCGTCCGGCAGGCCGTCACCGAACTCCTCGACGCCCCCGAACCCCCCGACGCCCTGCTCGCCGTGCCCGACGGCAGCGCGGTCACCGCGCTGCAGACCGTGCGTGCGCGCGGGGTGCGGGTTCCCGAGGACCTCCTGTTCGCCGCCTACGCCGGCGGACCCGCGATCGAGGCCCTCGACGTCACGGCCGTCGACCTGGCTCCCCGGCAGATGGGGCAGCAGCTGGTGCGGCTGCTGCTGGACGTCCTCGCGGACCGGCGCCCGGCGGGCACCTGCGAGGACCTGCCCCTGCGCGTCGTCCAGCGCGCCAGCACGACGCGCCCGCCGCGGAACCCCTGA
- a CDS encoding APC family permease, protein MSEPPVPASAAPPVHLRRVLGVPSLVVFGLAYMVPLTVFTTYGIVTDLTAGHLPLAYVVTTAAMLFTAYSYGRMVRARPSAGSAYAYTRTAFGARTGFLVGWALLLDYVFLPMINYLVIGIYLHEAVPAVPAAAWVLLAIAVVTVLNVLGIDTVSRLNVVLLAVQGVFLVVFVLAAVRALGRTGTPSLTAPFWSEGTHLPAVLAGSAILCLSFLGFDAVSTLAEEARDPRRTIPRAIVLSALIGGVLFIVIAWISHLVLPGHTFADVDSASLDVMAAAGGKFLQVFFTAAYVAGCFASAMASQASVSRILYAMGRDRVLPRRFFGVLHARWHTPVVAVVVVGVLSCSALLIGLDLAAAMVSFGALVAFSFVNLSVIKHYVVDQHRRSARDVVLFAVLPGVGVVLTLWLWTSLSRTTFVVGLTWLAVGLVYLLGLTRMFRRPVPELALDEADTSPAPATTPAGTTR, encoded by the coding sequence ATGAGCGAACCGCCCGTCCCCGCGTCCGCCGCCCCGCCCGTGCACCTGCGCCGGGTCCTCGGCGTGCCGTCCCTGGTGGTCTTCGGCCTGGCCTACATGGTCCCGCTGACCGTCTTCACGACCTACGGCATCGTCACCGACCTCACCGCCGGGCACCTGCCCCTGGCCTACGTCGTCACGACCGCCGCGATGCTGTTCACCGCCTACAGCTACGGGCGCATGGTCCGGGCCCGCCCCTCCGCCGGATCGGCCTACGCCTACACCCGCACCGCGTTCGGCGCCCGGACGGGTTTCCTCGTCGGCTGGGCCCTGCTGCTGGACTACGTGTTCCTGCCGATGATCAACTACCTGGTCATCGGGATCTACCTGCACGAGGCGGTGCCCGCGGTCCCGGCCGCGGCGTGGGTGCTGCTGGCCATCGCGGTCGTGACGGTGCTGAACGTCCTGGGCATCGACACCGTCTCGCGGCTGAACGTCGTGCTGCTGGCCGTCCAGGGCGTGTTCCTGGTCGTGTTCGTGCTGGCGGCCGTGCGGGCGCTCGGCCGGACGGGGACCCCGTCGCTGACGGCGCCGTTCTGGAGCGAGGGCACGCACCTGCCCGCCGTGCTGGCCGGGTCGGCGATCCTGTGCCTGTCGTTCCTGGGTTTCGACGCCGTCTCCACCCTGGCCGAGGAGGCCAGGGACCCGCGACGCACCATCCCCCGCGCGATCGTGCTGTCCGCCCTCATCGGCGGCGTCCTGTTCATCGTCATCGCCTGGATCAGCCACCTCGTCCTGCCGGGCCACACCTTCGCCGACGTCGACTCCGCCTCCCTGGACGTCATGGCCGCCGCCGGCGGGAAGTTCCTGCAGGTGTTCTTCACCGCCGCCTACGTGGCCGGGTGCTTCGCCTCCGCGATGGCCTCGCAGGCCAGCGTCTCGCGCATCCTGTACGCGATGGGCCGTGACCGGGTCCTGCCCCGGCGGTTCTTCGGGGTCCTGCACGCCCGGTGGCACACCCCCGTCGTGGCGGTCGTCGTCGTCGGCGTGCTGTCCTGCTCCGCTCTGCTCATCGGCCTGGACCTGGCCGCCGCCATGGTGAGCTTCGGCGCGCTGGTGGCGTTCTCGTTCGTGAACCTCTCGGTGATCAAGCACTACGTCGTCGACCAGCACCGCCGCTCGGCCCGCGACGTCGTCCTGTTCGCCGTCCTGCCCGGGGTGGGTGTGGTGCTGACCCTGTGGTTGTGGACCAGCCTGTCCCGCACCACGTTCGTCGTCGGCCTGACCTGGCTGGCCGTCGGTCTCGTCTACCTGCTGGGCCTGACGCGGATGTTCCGCCGCCCCGTCCCCGAACTCGCCCTCGACGAGGCCGACACCTCGCCCGCACCGGCGACGACGCCGGCGGGGACCACCCGGTGA
- a CDS encoding nitrilase-related carbon-nitrogen hydrolase, giving the protein MTAPAVDAATTVAVCQVALAVGHPEENLARGLAAVERAAARGARVVVLPELLRSGYVFDSPAEARSLAEPLDGPTTTALTGVARRHGLVVAAGLAERADDGTLRNSAVLVDPTGLRTVYRKVHLWDRESEFFVPGDQPPQVVETDLGRLALVICYDLEFPEWMRLVGLAGADLVCAPTNWPGPRRGGGERPVEVVQVQAGAAANRMFVAACDRTGPERGVEWVAGSAVVGPDGYPLAEATADGSEQVVVANCRLGQARDKRGSARNHVHADRRPELYGPLVG; this is encoded by the coding sequence GTGACCGCCCCCGCCGTCGACGCGGCGACCACCGTCGCGGTGTGCCAGGTGGCGCTCGCCGTCGGCCACCCCGAGGAGAACCTGGCCCGGGGCCTGGCCGCGGTGGAACGGGCCGCGGCCCGCGGTGCCCGCGTCGTCGTCCTGCCCGAACTCCTGCGCAGCGGGTACGTGTTCGACTCCCCCGCCGAGGCCCGGTCGTTGGCCGAACCCCTGGACGGCCCCACCACGACGGCCCTGACCGGGGTCGCGCGCCGTCACGGGCTGGTGGTGGCGGCCGGTCTGGCCGAACGCGCGGACGACGGGACCCTGCGCAACAGCGCCGTCCTCGTCGACCCCACCGGGTTGCGGACCGTCTACCGCAAGGTGCACCTGTGGGACCGCGAGAGCGAGTTCTTCGTCCCCGGCGACCAGCCGCCGCAGGTCGTCGAGACCGACCTCGGCCGGCTGGCCCTGGTGATCTGCTACGACCTGGAGTTCCCCGAGTGGATGCGCCTGGTCGGCCTGGCCGGCGCCGACCTCGTGTGCGCCCCGACGAACTGGCCCGGCCCCCGGCGCGGGGGCGGCGAACGACCCGTTGAGGTCGTGCAGGTCCAGGCCGGCGCCGCCGCCAACCGGATGTTCGTCGCCGCCTGCGACCGCACCGGCCCCGAACGCGGCGTGGAGTGGGTGGCCGGGTCGGCCGTCGTCGGTCCCGACGGCTACCCGCTGGCCGAGGCGACCGCCGACGGGTCCGAGCAGGTCGTCGTCGCGAACTGCCGGTTGGGCCAGGCCCGGGACAAGCGGGGCTCGGCCCGCAACCACGTGCACGCCGACCGCCGGCCGGAGTTGTACGGCCCGCTCGTGGGGTGA